One region of Tumebacillus sp. BK434 genomic DNA includes:
- a CDS encoding VanW family protein codes for MNKRKKKRRWVLTFTVTGLLTAAAVTGAYWQAGGFSKPVVQPAEAATAPPQTSAPVRPQPIRPEDEKFVPVETVMLTPQDNHTQRAIHDQYQAYLQQLPAATGELVGSFQTSLAGHSAEGRVKNIMLANGKLNGRILLPGEELSFNNTLGDSNDPAGGWQLATVIIGKKFEQGYGGGICQVSSTLYNSVLRAGLGIVERYTHSLPVGYVPPGQDATVSYPELDFRFVNSYEAPVKIEASIVEGMVVSKLYRLPAFQYDPDN; via the coding sequence GTGAACAAGAGGAAGAAAAAGAGACGGTGGGTGCTGACATTCACCGTGACAGGTCTGCTGACGGCGGCCGCCGTAACGGGCGCGTATTGGCAGGCAGGAGGCTTTTCCAAACCGGTCGTGCAGCCGGCCGAAGCAGCCACCGCTCCGCCGCAAACGTCAGCCCCGGTCCGGCCGCAGCCGATCCGACCGGAAGATGAAAAATTTGTCCCCGTTGAAACCGTGATGCTCACGCCGCAAGACAACCACACACAGCGCGCGATCCACGACCAATACCAAGCGTATCTGCAGCAACTGCCCGCAGCCACCGGCGAACTGGTCGGCTCGTTTCAGACCTCGCTGGCCGGGCACAGCGCCGAAGGGCGGGTGAAAAACATCATGCTCGCCAACGGCAAGCTAAACGGGCGCATCCTGTTGCCGGGGGAAGAGCTGTCATTCAACAACACGCTCGGCGACTCCAATGACCCCGCCGGCGGCTGGCAGCTGGCGACGGTGATCATCGGCAAGAAATTCGAACAGGGCTACGGCGGCGGGATCTGCCAGGTGTCGTCCACGCTGTACAACTCGGTGCTCCGCGCCGGGCTTGGCATCGTCGAGCGCTACACGCACAGCTTGCCGGTCGGCTATGTTCCGCCTGGGCAAGATGCGACCGTCTCCTATCCGGAACTTGATTTCCGATTTGTCAATTCGTATGAAGCACCGGTCAAAATCGAAGCGTCCATCGTCGAAGGCATGGTGGTATCGAAACTGTATCGACTGCCCGCCTTCCAATACGACCCGGACAACTAA